A part of Thermus albus genomic DNA contains:
- a CDS encoding amidase, with protein MDLLTAKALLERGETTPLALLEEALERARAFQDRNALAYLDAEGAKEEAQRLTEELRQGKVRGPLHGIPLTVKDLFPVKGMPTHAGTRAPLPPLPEEAQAVRRLREAGALIFAKTNMHEIALGITGENPWTGPVRNALDPSRQAGGSSSGSAVAVALGIGLASLGSDTGGSIRIPAAFNGVVGFKPSYGRVSLKGALPLSRSTDHAGPIAKTVRDAHFLTEILAGESIPLEGPQNPTFGVPLDFLEGRLGVGVRRAFQSLLQDLPSLRAEVREVSLPLPGVYEVYTRLVRYEAARIHEKALKEHAEGFSPQVREALLAGLSLTEKDYRDAVAEREALRLQLVKALRGVDALLLPTQPLPAPPLGTEEVELESGRKSHREAFITLTLPFSLLGVPTLTLPFARVEGMPVGLQVVGPYAEDGRVLAIGGWLEARLK; from the coding sequence ATGGACCTCTTAACGGCTAAAGCCCTGCTGGAGCGGGGCGAAACCACCCCTCTGGCCCTTTTGGAAGAGGCCCTGGAAAGGGCCCGGGCCTTCCAGGACCGCAACGCCCTAGCCTACCTGGACGCGGAAGGGGCCAAGGAGGAAGCCCAGCGGCTTACCGAGGAGCTGAGGCAGGGAAAAGTCCGGGGACCCTTGCACGGCATCCCCCTCACGGTGAAGGACCTCTTCCCGGTAAAGGGCATGCCCACCCACGCCGGAACCCGGGCCCCCCTGCCCCCCCTGCCCGAGGAGGCCCAGGCGGTGAGGCGCCTGCGGGAAGCCGGGGCCCTCATCTTCGCCAAGACCAACATGCACGAGATCGCCCTGGGTATCACCGGGGAAAACCCCTGGACTGGCCCCGTGCGCAACGCCCTGGACCCCAGCCGCCAAGCCGGGGGAAGCAGCAGCGGAAGCGCCGTGGCCGTGGCCTTAGGAATCGGCCTGGCCTCCTTGGGCTCGGACACCGGGGGGTCCATCCGCATCCCCGCCGCCTTTAACGGGGTGGTGGGCTTCAAACCCTCCTATGGCCGGGTGAGCTTGAAAGGAGCCCTGCCCCTATCCCGCTCCACCGACCATGCGGGGCCCATCGCCAAGACGGTACGGGATGCCCACTTCCTCACGGAGATCCTGGCGGGGGAGAGCATTCCTTTAGAGGGCCCGCAAAACCCCACCTTCGGCGTGCCCCTGGACTTCCTGGAGGGCCGTCTGGGGGTGGGCGTGCGCCGGGCGTTCCAAAGCCTTTTGCAGGATCTGCCCTCCCTAAGGGCCGAGGTGAGGGAGGTGTCCCTACCCCTTCCCGGGGTCTATGAGGTCTACACCCGCCTGGTGCGCTACGAGGCCGCCCGCATCCACGAAAAGGCCTTAAAGGAACATGCGGAAGGTTTTTCGCCTCAGGTGCGGGAGGCCCTTTTGGCGGGGCTTTCCCTCACGGAGAAGGACTATCGGGATGCGGTGGCGGAAAGGGAGGCCTTGCGCCTGCAGTTGGTAAAGGCCCTGAGGGGGGTGGATGCCCTCCTCCTTCCCACCCAGCCCCTACCCGCCCCCCCCTTGGGCACGGAGGAGGTGGAGCTGGAGTCGGGGAGGAAGAGCCACCGGGAGGCCTTCATCACCCTTACCCTGCCCTTTAGCCTCCTGGGGGTGCCCACCCTAACCCTGCCCTTCGCCCGGGTGGAGGGGATGCCGGTGGGGCTTCAGGTGGTGGGCCCCTACGCCGAAGATGGCCGGGTGCTGGCCATCGGGGGCTGGCTCGAGGCCCGGCTAAAGTAG
- the thiI gene encoding tRNA uracil 4-sulfurtransferase ThiI: protein METLLLVNLFHELALKGGNRPFFLKRAKAHVKRALKGLRAQLEAAWPMALLFHLPEEAWPEAKERLQDTLGVEGFARVLRTPPDLKALEAALERVLEGERFLSFRITAKRSDKTFPLTSPELERLLGAFVKERTGARVQLKGAEREFVVRILPHAALLEVERHPGPGGLPPGVSGKVVALLSGGIDSPVAAYRLMRRGAEVVLVHFHPFPLLSGQSREKAKAIAERLARFQHRLTLHLVPFSEVQREIILKAPKAYRVVLYRRYMLRIAEAIAKEEGALALCTGDSLGQVASQTLENLHVVNQAATLPVFRPLIGFDKVEIKAQAERIGTYPISILPDEECCILFAPKHPVTRAQLSVVLEAESRLDAEALIALALEDREVVRYTWPGQKTLPEASERPPIMGHGPLNG from the coding sequence ATGGAAACCCTGCTTCTCGTAAACCTATTCCACGAGCTGGCCCTAAAAGGGGGCAACCGCCCCTTTTTCCTGAAGAGGGCCAAGGCCCATGTGAAGCGGGCCCTAAAGGGCCTTAGGGCCCAGCTGGAGGCAGCGTGGCCCATGGCTCTTCTCTTTCACCTGCCCGAGGAAGCCTGGCCCGAGGCTAAGGAACGCCTACAGGACACCCTGGGGGTGGAGGGCTTCGCCCGGGTCCTGCGCACGCCTCCGGACCTGAAGGCCCTCGAGGCCGCCTTGGAAAGGGTTTTGGAAGGAGAGCGCTTTTTAAGCTTCCGCATCACCGCCAAGCGCTCCGACAAAACCTTCCCCCTCACCTCCCCCGAGTTGGAGCGCCTGCTTGGGGCCTTTGTCAAGGAGAGGACGGGGGCCAGGGTGCAGCTCAAGGGGGCGGAAAGGGAGTTCGTGGTGCGCATCCTGCCCCATGCCGCCCTTCTGGAGGTGGAGCGCCACCCAGGACCCGGGGGGCTTCCCCCTGGAGTCTCGGGAAAGGTGGTGGCCTTGCTCTCTGGGGGGATTGACTCCCCGGTGGCCGCCTACCGCCTCATGCGCCGGGGGGCCGAGGTAGTCCTGGTGCACTTCCACCCTTTTCCTCTCCTCTCCGGGCAAAGCCGGGAAAAGGCCAAGGCCATCGCCGAGCGCCTGGCCCGCTTCCAGCACCGCCTTACCCTCCACCTGGTCCCCTTCAGCGAGGTGCAAAGGGAGATCATCCTCAAGGCCCCAAAAGCCTACCGGGTGGTCCTCTACCGCCGCTACATGCTCCGCATCGCTGAGGCCATCGCCAAGGAGGAAGGAGCCTTGGCCCTTTGCACAGGGGACAGCCTAGGCCAGGTGGCCTCACAAACCCTGGAGAACCTCCATGTGGTCAACCAGGCCGCCACCCTCCCCGTATTCCGCCCCCTGATCGGTTTTGACAAGGTGGAGATCAAGGCCCAGGCGGAGCGCATCGGCACCTACCCCATCTCCATCCTCCCCGACGAGGAGTGCTGCATCCTTTTCGCCCCCAAGCACCCCGTGACCCGGGCCCAGCTTTCCGTGGTGCTGGAGGCGGAAAGCCGGTTGGATGCGGAAGCCCTCATCGCCTTGGCCCTGGAGGACCGGGAGGTGGTGCGCTACACCTGGCCGGGGCAGAAAACCCTACCGGAAGCCTCCGAAAGGCCCCCTATAATGGGGCATGGACCTCTTAACGGCTAA
- a CDS encoding NUDIX hydrolase encodes MQVPKPLKHAVALAAWSHKGLLLVKRPEEDPEFGGAWGLPAVSLKEGESVEEGALRVGWEKLGSPVEVLQPVAFGVEDRRAYTLRLWVVEARLLTEPLLPEPQPGKTYYRAYRFGTPQDLKEAAREGSLCSRLYLAVKGLCP; translated from the coding sequence GTGCAGGTGCCTAAGCCCCTTAAGCACGCCGTGGCCCTGGCCGCCTGGTCCCATAAGGGCCTCCTCCTGGTGAAGCGCCCCGAGGAGGACCCCGAGTTCGGCGGGGCCTGGGGCCTGCCAGCGGTGAGCCTAAAGGAGGGGGAAAGCGTGGAAGAAGGGGCCTTGAGGGTGGGCTGGGAAAAACTGGGCTCCCCCGTGGAGGTTCTCCAGCCCGTGGCCTTCGGGGTGGAGGATCGGAGGGCCTACACCCTAAGGCTTTGGGTGGTGGAGGCCAGGCTCCTCACCGAGCCCCTCCTGCCCGAGCCCCAGCCCGGGAAGACCTACTACCGCGCCTACCGTTTCGGCACCCCTCAAGACCTTAAGGAGGCCGCCAGGGAAGGCTCCTTGTGCAGCCGCCTCTACCTGGCGGTGAAAGGCCTTTGCCCATAA
- a CDS encoding carboxylesterase/lipase family protein codes for MLPLALLMASALALGLSLAQEVVVQTPLGPAQGQVEKGAIAFYGLPYAEAGRFQAPRPVASWPKGVGKERLSCPQRPGTTARLGGYIPPQQEDCLVLNLFLPLRPPPPGGFPVMVYLHGGGFTSGSAAEPLYGGHLLAQEGVVVVSVNYRLGPLGFLALPALAQEDPRAVGNYGLLDVIEALRFTQRYIPFFGGNPQNVTLFGESAGAMLACALLATPEAQGLFHKAILQSGGCQEVRPLEGDLAFGERWAKRLGCPPDDLVCLRSLPLTRLFPREPPPGPPDITASALGFPLSPYKPHLGPLLPESPEESLRKGWARGIPLLVEANGEELSFPGLARLLGPRSWEEFGKRLAAQGLSQKAQEALVAAYRKRFADPQRAWGETQTDLLLLCPSLKAARLQVPFAPTYAYLFTFRVPGFEGLGAFHGLELAPLFGNLEEMPFLPLFLSAEARDKARVLGKRMRRYWVSFAQEGEPRGWPRWPQYGEGYLLRLDEPPGLLHDPYQEKCGPLEALGLL; via the coding sequence ATGCTCCCCCTTGCCCTCCTTATGGCATCCGCGCTGGCGCTGGGCCTCTCCCTAGCCCAGGAGGTGGTGGTCCAGACCCCCCTGGGCCCAGCCCAAGGCCAGGTGGAAAAGGGAGCCATCGCTTTCTATGGGCTTCCCTATGCAGAGGCGGGCCGCTTCCAAGCCCCTAGGCCCGTGGCCTCCTGGCCCAAAGGGGTGGGGAAGGAAAGGCTCTCCTGCCCCCAAAGACCAGGCACCACTGCCCGCCTAGGAGGGTACATCCCTCCGCAACAGGAAGACTGCCTGGTCCTTAACCTCTTTCTACCCCTAAGGCCCCCACCCCCAGGGGGGTTCCCGGTGATGGTTTACCTGCACGGGGGCGGCTTCACCTCAGGAAGCGCCGCCGAGCCCCTTTATGGGGGGCACCTCTTAGCCCAGGAAGGGGTGGTGGTGGTCTCGGTGAACTATCGCCTGGGGCCCTTGGGGTTCTTGGCCCTTCCCGCCTTGGCCCAAGAAGACCCTCGGGCCGTGGGCAACTATGGGCTTTTAGACGTAATAGAGGCCCTCCGCTTTACCCAGCGCTACATCCCATTCTTTGGCGGCAACCCGCAGAACGTCACCCTCTTCGGGGAATCGGCGGGGGCCATGCTGGCCTGCGCCCTGCTGGCCACCCCGGAGGCCCAAGGGCTATTCCACAAGGCCATCCTCCAATCGGGAGGGTGCCAAGAGGTGCGCCCCTTGGAGGGAGACCTCGCCTTTGGGGAAAGGTGGGCCAAGCGCCTTGGCTGCCCACCAGACGACCTGGTCTGCCTAAGGAGCCTTCCCCTGACGCGCCTTTTCCCCAGGGAACCCCCCCCGGGGCCCCCCGACATCACCGCCTCGGCCCTGGGCTTTCCCCTTTCCCCCTATAAGCCCCACCTGGGTCCCCTGCTTCCGGAAAGCCCCGAGGAGTCCCTAAGAAAGGGCTGGGCTCGAGGCATCCCCCTCCTTGTGGAGGCCAACGGGGAAGAGCTTAGCTTCCCCGGCCTAGCCAGGCTTTTGGGACCCAGGTCCTGGGAGGAGTTCGGCAAGAGACTCGCTGCCCAAGGCCTTTCCCAAAAGGCCCAGGAAGCCCTAGTCGCCGCCTACCGGAAACGCTTTGCCGATCCTCAAAGGGCCTGGGGGGAGACCCAGACGGACCTTCTTCTCCTCTGTCCTTCCCTAAAGGCTGCGAGGCTGCAAGTCCCCTTTGCCCCCACCTACGCCTACCTCTTCACCTTCCGAGTCCCCGGCTTTGAGGGTTTGGGAGCCTTCCACGGCCTGGAGCTGGCCCCCCTCTTTGGAAACCTGGAGGAGATGCCCTTTCTGCCCCTTTTCCTCAGCGCCGAGGCCCGGGATAAGGCCAGGGTTTTGGGGAAGCGCATGCGCCGCTACTGGGTGAGCTTCGCCCAGGAGGGGGAACCCCGAGGCTGGCCCCGCTGGCCCCAGTATGGGGAAGGGTACCTCCTACGGCTGGACGAGCCCCCAGGCCTCCTCCATGACCCTTACCAGGAGAAGTGTGGTCCCCTCGAGGCCTTAGGGCTACTATAG
- a CDS encoding ribonuclease HII, giving the protein MEGLEASFWAMGLRVAGIDEAGRGAWAGPIVVGAVILPPGRYPFRDSKLLRPEERQRLAEEVKGVALTYALGVAEVAEVDRLGVLRATLLAAQRALALLHPPPEALVTDYLQVATSLPLLAPPKADQHSPSVAAASILAKVHRDRLMEELDRLYPGYGFAQHKGYGTPEHREALKTLGPSPVHRRRFSPVAQAPLRFSEGE; this is encoded by the coding sequence ATGGAGGGCCTCGAGGCGTCCTTCTGGGCCATGGGCCTAAGGGTGGCCGGGATAGACGAGGCGGGCCGGGGAGCCTGGGCGGGGCCCATCGTGGTGGGGGCGGTGATCCTACCGCCTGGCCGCTACCCCTTTCGGGATTCCAAGCTTCTAAGGCCTGAGGAACGCCAGCGCCTGGCGGAGGAGGTGAAGGGGGTGGCCTTGACCTACGCCTTGGGGGTAGCGGAGGTGGCGGAGGTGGACCGACTGGGGGTCCTAAGGGCCACCCTCCTTGCGGCCCAAAGGGCCTTGGCCCTTTTGCACCCTCCTCCGGAGGCCCTGGTCACCGATTACCTCCAGGTGGCCACCTCCTTGCCCCTCCTGGCTCCTCCCAAGGCGGACCAGCATAGCCCCAGCGTGGCTGCGGCCAGCATCCTGGCCAAGGTGCACCGGGACCGGCTCATGGAGGAGCTAGACCGCCTTTACCCTGGTTATGGCTTTGCCCAGCACAAGGGATACGGCACCCCAGAGCACCGGGAAGCCCTTAAGACCTTGGGGCCCTCCCCTGTGCACCGCAGGCGCTTTTCCCCTGTGGCCCAAGCTCCCTTAAGGTTTTCTGAAGGGGAGTAG
- a CDS encoding DUF4384 domain-containing protein, whose translation MRLLGLLLVGLLSACTVTLEGVTVSYRLDFTPAILRFEPDRGAGATYYVGEEVRFFLTLAEPGWISLVAIDPDGRTYEFDRFYLGRGTHVLPPGAYRYTVTPPRGLQRVRAIYTDTHPGSLRLEGVFTDWDARLRLYLETSGARRYQVAETYFYIR comes from the coding sequence ATGCGGCTTTTGGGCCTTCTTTTGGTGGGGCTACTTTCCGCCTGCACCGTGACCCTCGAGGGGGTCACGGTAAGCTACCGCTTGGACTTCACCCCGGCCATCCTGCGCTTTGAGCCGGACCGGGGGGCAGGGGCCACCTATTACGTGGGGGAGGAGGTGCGCTTCTTCCTCACCCTGGCTGAACCCGGCTGGATAAGCCTGGTGGCCATAGATCCCGACGGGCGCACCTACGAGTTTGACCGCTTCTACCTGGGCCGGGGCACCCATGTCCTGCCCCCGGGGGCCTACCGCTACACGGTCACGCCGCCTCGAGGGCTCCAGCGGGTGCGGGCCATCTACACGGATACCCATCCCGGGAGCCTGCGCTTGGAAGGGGTATTCACTGACTGGGATGCCCGGCTAAGGCTGTACTTGGAAACCTCCGGGGCCCGCCGTTACCAGGTGGCGGAGACCTACTTTTACATCCGCTAG
- a CDS encoding TRAP transporter substrate-binding protein — protein MKRRDFLKKAGIGVAASAAFGPAFAQAQPSVRWRLASSFPKSLDTIYGAAEVLAERVSALTGGRFQIRPYQAGEIVPGLQVMDAVQQGTVEIGHTASYYFVGKAQVLAFDTSVPFGLTARQQNAWMYYGGGIELFRPIFADFSIIQFPGGNTGAQMGGWFRKEIKGLADLKGLKMRIPGPGGQVMSRLGVVPQVLAGGDIYPALERGVVDAAEWVGPYDDEKLGFHKVAKFYYYPGWHEPGPQLSFYINLKEWQKLPKEYQQALEVAAAEANLAMLAKYDQVNPPALQRLIRAGVRLRKWPADVMKAAQKAAFDWYEEEAAKDATYRKVYTAWKKFREEQYRWFAVAELGFESFAFPAI, from the coding sequence ATGAAGCGGCGTGACTTCTTGAAGAAAGCAGGTATCGGCGTAGCGGCCAGCGCGGCTTTCGGACCAGCCTTTGCCCAGGCCCAGCCCAGCGTGAGGTGGCGGCTGGCCTCCAGCTTCCCTAAAAGCTTGGACACCATCTACGGGGCGGCAGAGGTCCTAGCGGAGCGGGTTTCCGCCCTAACCGGCGGGAGGTTCCAAATCCGCCCCTACCAGGCCGGGGAGATCGTGCCCGGGCTACAGGTGATGGATGCCGTGCAACAGGGCACGGTGGAGATCGGCCATACCGCCAGCTACTATTTCGTGGGCAAGGCCCAGGTCTTGGCTTTTGATACCTCGGTCCCCTTTGGCCTCACCGCCCGGCAGCAGAACGCCTGGATGTACTACGGGGGCGGTATTGAGCTTTTCCGCCCCATCTTCGCCGACTTCAGCATCATCCAGTTCCCCGGGGGCAACACCGGTGCCCAGATGGGGGGATGGTTCCGCAAGGAGATCAAGGGCCTGGCCGACCTTAAGGGGCTCAAGATGCGCATTCCTGGCCCAGGTGGCCAGGTGATGAGCCGGCTTGGGGTGGTGCCTCAGGTGTTGGCGGGTGGGGACATCTACCCGGCCTTGGAGCGGGGCGTGGTGGACGCCGCCGAGTGGGTGGGACCTTACGACGACGAGAAGCTTGGCTTCCACAAGGTGGCGAAGTTTTACTACTACCCCGGCTGGCACGAACCAGGGCCCCAGCTCTCCTTCTACATCAACTTGAAGGAGTGGCAGAAGCTACCCAAGGAGTACCAGCAGGCCCTGGAGGTGGCGGCGGCCGAAGCGAACCTCGCCATGCTGGCCAAGTACGACCAGGTGAACCCTCCTGCCCTGCAGCGGCTCATCCGGGCGGGGGTGCGCCTGCGCAAGTGGCCCGCGGATGTCATGAAGGCAGCCCAGAAGGCAGCCTTTGACTGGTACGAGGAGGAGGCGGCGAAGGACGCCACCTACCGCAAGGTCTACACCGCTTGGAAGAAGTTCCGGGAGGAGCAGTATCGCTGGTTTGCCGTAGCGGAACTTGGCTTCGAGAGCTTCGCTTTCCCAGCCATCTAA
- a CDS encoding ABC transporter substrate-binding protein, translating to MRRREFLKKAGVGLAASIVLGPAAVRAQAGPVIRVAGDSTAVGEGGRWMKEMVEAWGKKTGTRVEYVDSPADTNDRLALYQQYWAAKSPDVDVYTIDVIWPGIVAPHAADLKQYFSESELKEFFPRIVQNNTIRGKLTSIPFFTDAGILYYRKDLLEKYGYKNPPLTWVELEQMAQKVIEGERKAGNRDFWGFVFQGKAYEGLTCDALEWIYSHKGGRIVEPDGTISVNNGRAALALNTVRRFVGTIAPSGVTAYAEEEARNVWQQGNALFMRNWPYAYALGQGEGSPIRGKFGVTVLPKGGADAPNAATLGGWQLMVSAYSRYPKESADLVKYLASYEVQKDNAVRLSRLPTRPALYTDRDVLAKNPWFRDLLPVFQNAVSRPSDVAGARYNQVSEAIWTEVHSVLTGKKTGEVAVRDLEGRLRRILR from the coding sequence ATGAGGCGTAGGGAGTTCCTTAAGAAGGCAGGGGTAGGGTTGGCTGCCAGCATCGTTTTGGGCCCTGCAGCGGTCCGGGCCCAGGCGGGTCCGGTTATCCGCGTGGCCGGGGACTCCACCGCGGTGGGCGAAGGTGGCCGTTGGATGAAGGAGATGGTGGAGGCTTGGGGTAAGAAGACAGGTACCCGCGTGGAGTACGTTGACTCCCCTGCGGACACCAACGACCGCTTGGCCCTCTACCAGCAGTACTGGGCGGCTAAGAGCCCGGATGTGGATGTTTATACGATCGACGTCATTTGGCCGGGCATCGTGGCTCCCCACGCTGCTGACCTCAAGCAGTATTTCTCCGAGAGCGAGCTCAAGGAATTTTTCCCCCGTATTGTCCAGAACAACACCATCCGCGGCAAACTCACCTCCATTCCCTTCTTTACCGATGCGGGCATCCTATACTACCGCAAGGACTTGCTGGAGAAATACGGCTACAAGAACCCACCCCTTACCTGGGTGGAGCTGGAGCAGATGGCCCAAAAGGTCATCGAGGGTGAGCGTAAGGCGGGCAACCGCGACTTCTGGGGTTTTGTTTTCCAGGGCAAGGCCTATGAGGGCCTCACCTGCGACGCCTTGGAGTGGATTTACTCCCACAAGGGTGGGCGCATTGTGGAACCCGATGGCACCATCAGCGTCAACAACGGCCGGGCTGCCCTGGCCCTCAACACCGTGCGGCGTTTCGTGGGCACCATTGCCCCTTCAGGGGTAACCGCCTATGCGGAAGAGGAGGCCAGGAACGTCTGGCAGCAGGGCAATGCCCTCTTCATGCGCAACTGGCCCTACGCCTACGCCCTGGGGCAGGGGGAGGGGAGTCCCATCCGCGGTAAGTTCGGGGTTACGGTGTTGCCTAAGGGGGGTGCTGACGCTCCCAACGCTGCCACCCTGGGGGGATGGCAGCTCATGGTCTCTGCCTATAGCCGCTATCCCAAAGAGTCTGCGGACCTGGTGAAGTACTTGGCCTCTTACGAGGTGCAAAAGGACAATGCTGTACGGCTTTCCCGCCTGCCCACGCGCCCGGCCCTTTACACCGACCGGGACGTCCTGGCCAAGAACCCCTGGTTCCGCGACCTCCTTCCCGTTTTCCAGAATGCGGTTTCCCGGCCTTCGGATGTGGCCGGGGCCAGGTACAACCAGGTATCCGAAGCCATCTGGACCGAGGTGCATAGCGTCTTAACCGGG